The nucleotide sequence GGGACCATTCTAGCAACATTAAGAGCAAGTTTTGTAAAAGATGCTGAAAATGGATTTGATGCAGAGAAACATTCTTGGTTGAGAAACTTCCATTCTTCCGAAATCCTATGGACAACGAATGCTCGTGCATCTTCGTCTGAACAACCTTGGTTTTCATTCACGTAACACGCTATGTATGAACCATCATATCCATCTTGGCCCTCATCCTGCaattaatcaagaaaatataattaatactatatcttctttttttaacaAGTGCTAAACGTAACTCAAACTAAGTAAATTAAGTACGAACCTTGGCACTTCCGAAGTCATCCCATAGCCGAAGAATCGTTGCGGTTGAGGATATAAGGCTAGATATGTTGAGGTTGTCCAGAATATGTACAGTTTCCTTGGTTATACCTTGACCCAGTAAGAAGAATCCATGCGTTAAAACCACAGGCACCCCTGAACTGATGAGCCCATTGTTCAAGTACTCTTCCGTGTTTGGCAAGTGCCCGCAACTAAACCATCGCGCTTCTAGTAGGAACGCTTTGCATAATGTTGCCCACTGTATGGATGCAGTAATAATATTAACAATAATTCAAGATCTGAACTGCAACGGTTAAGTCCTTGAATCAAAAGTTAATTTATATACCGATTTTTTAAGGGACTCTATAGGGTTCCATCCATGCTTTTTGTGCACAATGTAGCTGGTTTCATTGGTAATGTCATAAAGAGCCTTAAAACATATCTTCATGTAATTTGGTAGTTCACCAGTTGCGTCAATGTCCCATCtgcatatataattaattacatGCGTGATGTCAGCGCATGACTATGAATTTAGACTGCTGATACTCATGCATGACTCAAATTCACAGTTTAGCAATATAATCACATTTTATTTGCACACTAGTGTAACATGTAGGATATCATAAAAATACACAACGCGTACCTCTCAACTGCAGCTGtgaagagaatgagttcatcgAGGGTCCCATGAACATCAAAAATATCGTCAATTATGTAGACAAGAGAGATCGATTTTGTGAGTTCAACCCTTTCCTCTGATAAGTTTGGATCTGTAAGGCATGCCATCGGCCAGGTATACCATTTAATTGGCTGGTCTCTCACAAACTTCAACTCCTCAGTCAATCCTAGTTCTTTCCACCACCTAATTAGGATGAAAAATATTGTTATTAATTTAAAGGAGTACTAATTCAAAATGAAGTACTTAGAGTCAGTGTCTTTGATCTGAACTCACTTGGATACTTGTTGAATTTCATTTCGGATTAGAGATTCGACCATGTTGAACTCTAGTTTTCCTAGCTCCCGCAAATCATTGACCCAATTCTCCTTTCCTTCGAAACTATGCAAGAAGTTTTTAGCCATGAATCTTGTCAAGCTCTTGTGATGAGGATGCTCCAATGAGTACGCTACCGCTGAAGCTCGATGATCATCGAGATTGTTTGGCATCCAAGCGGTAAGAAGCTGGTGGCTTCGTCTTCCCGCTTCAACAAGTGCCTCTTCTCCTGGGAAACTCATATGAGAAGCTTCATATAATCCCACTAGTCCGTTTATGTCGACTTTGAGTTTCTCATTGTTCTTGAACTTATTAAACACATCTGTTATtcacaagaaaaattaattactATACTAGCAATGGTGACATTAACTGAAAATATATGCTTCGCTTAACTGGTCGTTTTAGTAAAATAACATTTTGCTGTAAAGTTAGCACAAAAAAGAGAAATGAGACCAACCTATGGTTACATGATAACCTTGCTGTCTCAGTAGTCGAAAACGAAGTGAAACCACACGAAGCTCATCACTGGATTCATCGTTATAAGCTCTCGTATATTGCGTTTTCATTATTGCTTCAATCTCCTCTTGGAAACGATAATCAACGCCGAGGCGTTGCACGGCGTCGACCGCAATCAATTGTTCATTTTCTCCGATATTTGCGAGTGCATCCTTcaattccttcaatttttttgcATAGCGAACCTGAAGGTCGCCCTAAAAGGGGAAACATTGAACTTAATAAGACACCAGATTGAATTAATTacatattaagaaaaaaaaagagagagaagatatTGTGTGGAGTAAGTAGGGTTAGTTTTGGTACATCAACTGTGGAGCAATTTGGATACTTaacatatatattaatatatatatatatacacacatttatatgtgtatatatatatatatgtatatatgtacatgTTGGGTTATTAGTTTTGGAACTTACAGTAAGTTGTTCGTTGGAGGAAGTAGAGTGAGGTTGGAGAAAGTTTGCCATTTTctacaagaaagaaagaaggaaattcCAGTTCTGGATGAGAGAATATTCTTGTTGGGAGTTAAGTGAGGTGATCAGCTCATGGTGATTCCTAGTCAATTTATAGGACAAACATCCCTTGGCATGTAAGGCAAGATGGCGAAAGCATCCAGAACGCGTTTAACATAACTTTAACGCGGTGGGATCAATATGTATGAGTGGCGCTGAGTACTTGGTCGGTGCCTAATATCGTTACCAATACACATCgtttttcacaatttttttgttGGGAAAAGAAGGGAGTTGAAGAATCCAAATCACCTTAGTTATAAGGATCAACATAGTTTAGACCGTTTTAAGGATCTGCATGTATTTGCTGTAAAACTTAGTCAACCACCTTAGTTTTATGCTTAACTATTGTAGCTCCCATTTTTAACCGCGCTTTGGGGATGGGCTGTCATCAGATTTTGGTGGGCAAGAATGCATTAACCTCccagtgatattttttttaacattccTCCTgaaatttcatttcaattttaattttaccctataaaactcaaatctcgcttattgtccgttttgagccccaaccacgccctcacggatttgtttctgagaactcacacgaaaaCCTCCCAGtgcccatcatgggattgctctcgcgcgaactcgcttaacttcggagttctaatggaacccgaagcaagtgagctctcaaaaggcctcatgTTAGGTAAAGAttagaatatacatataagacttacatgatccacttccctgggcgatgtgggatgttggCCCGGGCCCTCACCATATCCCAGGCTCAACTCCAccatagcacaatattgtcctctttgggtcccgaccacgctctcatggttttgtttctgagaactcagacgagaacttcccaatgggtcacccatcatgagattgctctcgtgcgaactcgcttaacttcagagttccgatggaacccgaaaccagtaagctcccaaaaggcctcgtgctaagtaaagataagaatatacatataagacttacatgatTCACTTctctggacgatgtgggatgttacatacccCTTTTTAAGGAAGTAGCGAAAAATAATCTTAAAAATTTCAAGACTTAAAGCCAAAAAACCCTATCCACATAAACCAAAACCCTATAAAACTCTTCTCATTCTAGCAGAGGATAGCCACATAAACCAAAACCCTATCTACCGCACATTTTTGGGCTAAAAGCTGACGAAACCTTAATTCAGAAAAACGTGGTCA is from Malus sylvestris chromosome 5, drMalSylv7.2, whole genome shotgun sequence and encodes:
- the LOC126624473 gene encoding (3S,6E)-nerolidol synthase 1-like; this translates as MANFLQPHSTSSNEQLTGDLQVRYAKKLKELKDALANIGENEQLIAVDAVQRLGVDYRFQEEIEAIMKTQYTRAYNDESSDELRVVSLRFRLLRQQGYHVTIDVFNKFKNNEKLKVDINGLVGLYEASHMSFPGEEALVEAGRRSHQLLTAWMPNNLDDHRASAVAYSLEHPHHKSLTRFMAKNFLHSFEGKENWVNDLRELGKLEFNMVESLIRNEIQQVSKWWKELGLTEELKFVRDQPIKWYTWPMACLTDPNLSEERVELTKSISLVYIIDDIFDVHGTLDELILFTAAVERWDIDATGELPNYMKICFKALYDITNETSYIVHKKHGWNPIESLKKSWATLCKAFLLEARWFSCGHLPNTEEYLNNGLISSGVPVVLTHGFFLLGQGITKETVHILDNLNISSLISSTATILRLWDDFGSAKDEGQDGYDGSYIACYVNENQGCSDEDARAFVVHRISEEWKFLNQECFSASNPFSASFTKLALNVARMVPLMYDYNSQHRLPSLEENMKSLLFDSFLAQGQVTSAAISQA